In the Piscinibacter sp. XHJ-5 genome, one interval contains:
- a CDS encoding ABC transporter permease → MSAVLEHPKPGAGAKPQRSEGVWHAAWRRLRSDRVGMVSLAVVLLFVVLILLSATGLMARSWQKEVGVPSAPPTFMGPGAKTEAAAVEGPKGPNVDISDVDPLAARYKEWEERAAKYKTTEVPKAETLPFGGDRLGRDVLAKALKGTQTSVFVGLVAALVATLIGTLLGALAGFFGGKVGDFLEWLYSVFTSIPEILLLLCFAAVFGRGIGSVAIILALVGWTGVYRQVRAEFLKHSVRDYVRSAEAVGASTASRMFRHILPNVSHVILVRMSLLVVGFIKFEVILSYLGLGVGVDDVSWGTMLAEAQSELILGHWWQLVAATAFMAVFVTAFSLFTDALRDALDPKLRGLE, encoded by the coding sequence ATGAGCGCCGTTCTCGAGCATCCGAAGCCCGGTGCGGGGGCGAAGCCGCAGCGCTCCGAAGGCGTCTGGCACGCCGCCTGGCGACGCCTGCGCTCCGACCGCGTCGGCATGGTGTCGCTGGCCGTCGTGCTGCTCTTCGTCGTGCTCATCCTGCTGAGCGCCACCGGCCTGATGGCACGCAGCTGGCAGAAGGAAGTCGGCGTGCCGAGTGCACCGCCCACCTTCATGGGCCCGGGGGCGAAGACGGAAGCGGCAGCGGTCGAAGGGCCGAAGGGACCGAACGTCGACATCTCCGACGTCGACCCGCTGGCGGCACGCTACAAGGAATGGGAGGAGCGCGCGGCCAAGTACAAGACCACCGAAGTGCCCAAGGCCGAGACGCTGCCGTTCGGCGGCGACCGGCTGGGGCGCGACGTGCTGGCCAAGGCGCTGAAGGGCACGCAGACCTCGGTCTTCGTGGGCCTGGTCGCCGCCCTGGTCGCCACGCTGATCGGCACGCTGCTCGGCGCGCTGGCCGGCTTCTTCGGCGGCAAGGTGGGCGACTTCCTCGAGTGGCTGTACAGCGTGTTCACATCGATCCCCGAGATCCTGCTGCTGCTGTGCTTCGCGGCCGTGTTCGGGCGCGGCATCGGCAGCGTGGCCATCATCCTGGCGCTGGTCGGCTGGACCGGCGTGTACCGCCAGGTGCGCGCGGAATTCCTGAAGCACTCGGTGCGCGACTACGTCCGCTCGGCCGAGGCGGTGGGCGCCTCCACCGCGTCGCGCATGTTCCGCCACATCCTGCCCAACGTGAGCCACGTGATCCTGGTGCGCATGTCGCTGCTGGTGGTCGGCTTCATCAAGTTCGAGGTCATCCTGTCGTACCTGGGCCTGGGCGTCGGCGTCGACGATGTGTCGTGGGGCACCATGCTGGCCGAAGCGCAGAGCGAGCTGATCCTCGGCCACTGGTGGCAGCTGGTCGCCGCCACGGCCTTCATGGCGGTGTTCGTCACCGCCTTCTCGTTGTTCACGGATGCGTTGCGCGACGCGCTCGATCCGAAGCTGCGCGGACTCGAATGA